From a single Hypanus sabinus isolate sHypSab1 chromosome 7, sHypSab1.hap1, whole genome shotgun sequence genomic region:
- the LOC132396704 gene encoding proteinase-activated receptor 1-like, translating to MSWKAQFVVWVALLPLVAALHSGNRSQGKPGPRTFKGNLDPDPGEYIDLEGIFEDEGSGQYDGSGLRERFGLDENRSNVLNRSSEKLQLAISASAREYLSSQWITVFIPSVYTIIFAVGLLLNCIAILTIHFKMKLDKPTIIYMLNLALADLLFVLLLPLKIAYYFSGNDWSFGSFLCRLVNGGFYAYMYCSVLLMMCISIERFIAVVFPLRSSSWRSSQRALALCLIMWLLAIGGAMPLFFIEQTAYITNLNITTCHDVLPLSTLKSYFTYYFPILCALFFVIPLVVTTVCYAGIISTLSSTTVASECKKTSAINLAVIVLSVFIVCFAPSNIILFIHYLYIQHGASDALYFAYMLCVCMGSLSCCFDPLIYYYASSLFQKHFTNLFCSQDVTKSGSSQTGSKNCKTANTILNDSAYKKLLI from the coding sequence GGAACCGTTCACAAGGTAAACCTGGACCCAGAACCTTTAAGGGTAATTTGGATCCTGACCCTGGTGAATATATCGATCTTGAAGGGATATTTGAAGATGAGGGTTCGGGCCAATATGATGGAAGTGGACTGAGAGAAAGATTTGGATTGGATGAAAATAGATCCAATGTGCTCAATAGAAGCTCCGAGAAACTCCAATTGGCCATTTCCGCCTCAGCAAGAGAGTATCTAAGCAGCCAATGGATTACTGTATttatcccctctgtctacaccaTTATTTTTGCAGTCGGGCTGCTTCTCAACTGCATTGCAATCTTAACTATTCACTTCAAAATGAAACTTGACAAGCCAACTATAATTTACATGTTAAATTTGGCCCTGGCAGATTTATTATTTGTGCTGTTGCTTCCATTGAAGATCGCCTACTATTTTTCTGGTAATGACTGGAGTTTTGGTTCTTTCCTCTGTCGATTGGTCAATGGCGGGTTTTATGCTTACATGTACTGTTCAGTGTTACTGATGATGTGTATTAGCATCGAGCGATTTATTGCTGTCGTTTTTCCGTTAAGATCATCCTCCTGGAGGAGCTCACAGCGTGCGCTTGCACTTTGCCTCATCATGTGGCTTTTAGCCATTGGTGGCGCAATGCCACTTTTCTTCATTGAGCAAACAGCGTACATCACTAATCTGAACATCACAACTTGCCATGATGTGCTTCCCCTCTCTACCCTAAAAAGCTACTTCACCTATTACTTTCCCATTCTGTGTGCTCTTTTCTTtgtcatccccctggtggtgacCACAGTCTGTTACGCGGGTATAATTTCAACCCTCTCTTCAACAACAGTCGCAAGCGAATGCAAGAAGACATCAGCCATCAATTTGGCTGTGATTGTGCTTTCAGTCTTTATTGTCTGCTTTGCACCATCTAATATCATTTTGTTCATACACTATCTTTATATTCAGCATGGAGCAAGTGACGCCCTCTATTTTGCTTAtatgctgtgtgtgtgcatgGGCAGCCTGAGCTGTTGCTTTGATCCTCTCATTTATTATTATGCCTCATCGCTGTTCCAGAAGCATTTTACAAATCTTTTTTGTTCTCAGGATGTTACTAAATCTGGGAGTAGTCAAACAGGATCCAAGAACTGTAAAACAGCAAACACCATTCTCAATGATAGTGCCTACAaaaaattactaatttaa